Proteins co-encoded in one Arachis stenosperma cultivar V10309 chromosome 7, arast.V10309.gnm1.PFL2, whole genome shotgun sequence genomic window:
- the LOC130940768 gene encoding UDP-glycosyltransferase 76B1-like isoform X3, with amino-acid sequence MEKKQKKGVRLVLLPLPLQGHINPMLQLANILYSKGFSITIIHTTFNSPNPLNYPHFTFFSIQDGITDSSSLDLLHLVILLNIRCVTSFRDMLAKVISDARDNKEPVACLISDALFYFTQAVSNTFELPRIVLRTSGISSFVPFLLFPLLIERGYIPLQDSQLEETVTEIPPLKVKDLPLIDTKEPEKYYKELSNLVEGTKASCGVIWNSFEDLESSPLSYLRQEFQIPFFPIGPFHKYSSSSLSSSSSSSSLLTQDQSCISWLDRHKPNSVIYVSFGSLAAITAAKFLEIAWGLASSMHPFLWVIRKGMVIDDGKECLDPPFPAGFIDNLEGRGYIVKWAPQQEVLAHKAVGAFWTHCGWNSTLESICEGVPMICMPFFTDQKVNARYVSSVWKIGVQFEGEVKREEVVKMIRGLIEGNNKEGSQIRERVLDLKEKARVSWNHGGSSYTYLDALVNFILSFEPKR; translated from the exons ATGGAGAAGAAGCAAAAGAAGGGTGTGAGGTTAGTGCTTCTCCCTTTGCCCCTTCAAGGCCACATAAACCCTATGCTTCAGCTTGCAAACATTCTCTATTCAAAGggtttctccataaccattatcCACACAACCTTCAACTCTCCAAACCCTCTCAACTACCCTCACTTCACCTTCTTCTCAATCCAAGATGGCATCACTGAttcctcttctttggatctcttGCACCTTGTTATTCTTCTCAACATTAGATGTGTCACATCTTTTAGGGACATGTTGGCTAAGGTAATATCAGATGCAAGAGATAATAAGGAGCCTGTTGCATGTTTGATCTCAGATGCTCTTTTTTATTTCACTCAAGCTGTTTCCAACACTTTTGAGCTTCCAAGGATTGTGTTAAGAACCAGTGGAATATCTTCCTTTGTCCCTTTTCTGTTATTTCCACTTCTAATAGAGAGAGGCTACATACCCCTACAAG ACTCTCAATTGGAAGAAACAGTGACAGAGATTCCACCactgaaagtaaaagatttGCCATTGATCGACACCAAAGAACCTGAAAAATACTACAAAGAATTATCCAACCTCGTTGAAGGTACCAAAGCATCTTGTGGAGTGATTTGGAACTCCTTCGAGGACTTAGAATCATCACCATTATCATATCTCCGCCAAGAATTTCAAATCCCATTTTTTCCAATAGGCCCTTTCCACAAATATTCGTCCTCGTCTTTGTCTTCGTCTTCGTCTTCGTCCTCGTTGTTAACTCAGGACCAAAGCTGCATTTCCTGGCTAGACAGACACAAACCAAATTCCGTCATTTACGTGAGTTTTGGCAGCCTCGCTGCGATAACCGCCGCAAAATTCTTGGAGATAGCTTGGGGATTAGCCTCCAGCATGCACCCATTTCTATGGGTGATCCGAAAGGGAATGGTTATTGACGATGGCAAAGAGTGTCTAGATCCGCCATTTCCAGCCGGATTCATTGACAATCTTGAAGGAAGAGGGTACATTGTGAAATGGGCACCACAACAAGAAGTTCTTGCTCACAAGGCTGTTGGTGCGTTTTGGACACACTGCGGTTGGAACTCAACGTTGGAGAGCATTTGTGAAGGTGTTCCCATGATTTGCATGCCGTTTTTTACGGATCAGAAGGTGAATGCAAGGTATGTGAGTAGTGTTTGGAAGATTGGGGTGCAGTTTGAGGGAGAAGTGAAGAGAGAGGAGGTAGTGAAGATGATTAGGGGTTTGATTGAAGGGAATAATAAGGAAGGGTCGCAGATTAGAGAGAGGGTTTTGGATTTGAAGGAAAAGGCTAGAGTTTCTTGGAATCATGGTGGTTCTTCGTATACTTACTTGGACGCTTTGGTTAATTTCATTTTGTCATTTGAACCAAAACGGTAG
- the LOC130940768 gene encoding UDP-glycosyltransferase 76B1-like isoform X2, translating to MRMEKQRKGVRLVLLPLPFQGHINPMLQLANILYSKGFSITIIHTTFNPPNPLNYPHFTFCPIQDGITDSSSLDLLHLIILLNIRCVTPFRDMLAKVISDATDNKEIVACLISDALFYFTQGASNTFELPRIVLRTSGASSFVSFALFPLLIERGYIPIQDSQLEETVTEIPPLKVKDLPLIDTKEPEKYYKELSNLVEGTKASCGVIWNSFEDLESSPLSYLRQEFQIPFFPIGPFHKYSSSSLSSSSSSSSLLTQDQSCISWLDRHKPNSVIYVSFGSLAAITAAKFLEIAWGLASSMHPFLWVIRKGMVIDDGKECLDPPFPAGFIDNLEGRGYIVKWAPQQEVLAHKAVGAFWTHCGWNSTLESICEGVPMICMPFFTDQKVNARYVSSVWKIGVQFEGEVKREEVVKMIRGLIEGNNKEGSQIRERVLDLKEKARVSWNHGGSSYTYLDALVNFILSFEPKR from the exons ATGAGAATGGAGAAGCAAAGGAAGGGTGTGAGATTGGTGCTTCTCCCTTTGCCCTTTCAAGGCCACATAAACCCTATGCTTCAGCTTGCAAACATTCTCTATTCAAAGggtttctccataaccattatcCACACAACTTTCAACCCTCCAAACCCCCTCAACTACCCTCACTTCACCTTCTGCCCAATCCAAGATGGAATCACTGATTCCTCCTCTTTGGATCTCTTGCATCTTATTATTCTCCTCAACATTAGGTGTGTCACACCATTTAGGGACATGTTGGCTAAGGTAATATCCGATGCAACAGATAATAAGGAGATTGTTGCATGCTTGATCTCAGATGCTCTATTTTATTTCACTCAAGGTGCTTCCAACACTTTTGAGCTTCCAAGGATTGTCTTGAGAACTAGTGGAGCATCTTCATTTGTTTCTTTTGCGTTATTTCCACTTCTAATAGAGAGAGGCTACATCCCCATACAAG ACTCTCAATTGGAAGAAACAGTGACAGAGATTCCACCactgaaagtaaaagatttGCCATTGATCGACACCAAAGAACCTGAAAAATACTACAAAGAATTATCCAACCTCGTTGAAGGTACCAAAGCATCTTGTGGAGTGATTTGGAACTCCTTCGAGGACTTAGAATCATCACCATTATCATATCTCCGCCAAGAATTTCAAATCCCATTTTTTCCAATAGGCCCTTTCCACAAATATTCGTCCTCGTCTTTGTCTTCGTCTTCGTCTTCGTCCTCGTTGTTAACTCAGGACCAAAGCTGCATTTCCTGGCTAGACAGACACAAACCAAATTCCGTCATTTACGTGAGTTTTGGCAGCCTCGCTGCGATAACCGCCGCAAAATTCTTGGAGATAGCTTGGGGATTAGCCTCCAGCATGCACCCATTTCTATGGGTGATCCGAAAGGGAATGGTTATTGACGATGGCAAAGAGTGTCTAGATCCGCCATTTCCAGCCGGATTCATTGACAATCTTGAAGGAAGAGGGTACATTGTGAAATGGGCACCACAACAAGAAGTTCTTGCTCACAAGGCTGTTGGTGCGTTTTGGACACACTGCGGTTGGAACTCAACGTTGGAGAGCATTTGTGAAGGTGTTCCCATGATTTGCATGCCGTTTTTTACGGATCAGAAGGTGAATGCAAGGTATGTGAGTAGTGTTTGGAAGATTGGGGTGCAGTTTGAGGGAGAAGTGAAGAGAGAGGAGGTAGTGAAGATGATTAGGGGTTTGATTGAAGGGAATAATAAGGAAGGGTCGCAGATTAGAGAGAGGGTTTTGGATTTGAAGGAAAAGGCTAGAGTTTCTTGGAATCATGGTGGTTCTTCGTATACTTACTTGGACGCTTTGGTTAATTTCATTTTGTCATTTGAACCAAAACGGTAG
- the LOC130940768 gene encoding UDP-glycosyltransferase 76B1-like isoform X1, protein MRMEKQRNGVRLVLLPLPFQGHINPMLHLANILYSKGFSITIIHTTFNSPNPLNYPHFTFCPIQDGITTQSDDSSSLNLLHLIILLNIRCVTPFRDMLAKVISDARDNKEHVACLISDGLFYFTQGVSNTFELPRIALREGGASSFVPFVLFPLLIDRGYIPIQDSQLEETVTEIPPLKVKDLPLIDTKEPEKYYKELSNLVEGTKASCGVIWNSFEDLESSPLSYLRQEFQIPFFPIGPFHKYSSSSLSSSSSSSSLLTQDQSCISWLDRHKPNSVIYVSFGSLAAITAAKFLEIAWGLASSMHPFLWVIRKGMVIDDGKECLDPPFPAGFIDNLEGRGYIVKWAPQQEVLAHKAVGAFWTHCGWNSTLESICEGVPMICMPFFTDQKVNARYVSSVWKIGVQFEGEVKREEVVKMIRGLIEGNNKEGSQIRERVLDLKEKARVSWNHGGSSYTYLDALVNFILSFEPKR, encoded by the exons ATGAGAATGGAGAAGCAAAggaatggtgtgagattggtgctTCTCCCTTTGCCCTTTCAAGGCCACATAAACCCTATGCTTCATCTTGCAAACATTCTCTATTCAAAGggtttctccataaccattatcCACACAACTTTCAACTCTCCAAACCCCCTCAACTACCCTCACTTCACCTTCTGCCCAATCCAAGATGGAATCACTACCCAAAGTGATgattcctcttctttgaatctcttGCATCTTATTATTCTTCTCAACATCAGGTGTGTCACACCTTTTAGGGACATGTTGGCTAAGGTAATATCCGATGCAAGAGATAATAAGGAGCATGTTGCATGCTTGATCTCAgatggtttattttatttcactCAAGGTGTTTCCAACACTTTTGAGCTTCCAAGGATTGCCTTGAGAGAGGGTGGAGCATCTTCATTTGTTCCTTTTGTCTTATTTCCACTTCTAATAGACAGAGGCTACATCCCCATACAAG ACTCTCAATTGGAAGAAACAGTGACAGAGATTCCACCactgaaagtaaaagatttGCCATTGATCGACACCAAAGAACCTGAAAAATACTACAAAGAATTATCCAACCTCGTTGAAGGTACCAAAGCATCTTGTGGAGTGATTTGGAACTCCTTCGAGGACTTAGAATCATCACCATTATCATATCTCCGCCAAGAATTTCAAATCCCATTTTTTCCAATAGGCCCTTTCCACAAATATTCGTCCTCGTCTTTGTCTTCGTCTTCGTCTTCGTCCTCGTTGTTAACTCAGGACCAAAGCTGCATTTCCTGGCTAGACAGACACAAACCAAATTCCGTCATTTACGTGAGTTTTGGCAGCCTCGCTGCGATAACCGCCGCAAAATTCTTGGAGATAGCTTGGGGATTAGCCTCCAGCATGCACCCATTTCTATGGGTGATCCGAAAGGGAATGGTTATTGACGATGGCAAAGAGTGTCTAGATCCGCCATTTCCAGCCGGATTCATTGACAATCTTGAAGGAAGAGGGTACATTGTGAAATGGGCACCACAACAAGAAGTTCTTGCTCACAAGGCTGTTGGTGCGTTTTGGACACACTGCGGTTGGAACTCAACGTTGGAGAGCATTTGTGAAGGTGTTCCCATGATTTGCATGCCGTTTTTTACGGATCAGAAGGTGAATGCAAGGTATGTGAGTAGTGTTTGGAAGATTGGGGTGCAGTTTGAGGGAGAAGTGAAGAGAGAGGAGGTAGTGAAGATGATTAGGGGTTTGATTGAAGGGAATAATAAGGAAGGGTCGCAGATTAGAGAGAGGGTTTTGGATTTGAAGGAAAAGGCTAGAGTTTCTTGGAATCATGGTGGTTCTTCGTATACTTACTTGGACGCTTTGGTTAATTTCATTTTGTCATTTGAACCAAAACGGTAG